From Pseudarthrobacter equi, a single genomic window includes:
- a CDS encoding metal ABC transporter ATP-binding protein — translation MEPVVSLTGASLKFGERTLWEDLDLDINPGEFFAVLGPNGSGKTSFLKVLLGLQNLHRGNVDIGGKPVERGSRLIGYVPQQKSFAPDTPMRARDLVGLGVDGHRWGLRLPSAKTSRRIDGLLDLVGAADYAKVPVGQLSGGEQQRLRVAQALASDPQVLLCDEPLLSLDLHHQQAVSALINNQCRERNSAVVFVTHEINPIIDYVDRVLYLAGGRFRVGTPEDVMTTEVLSDLYGSHVEVIRANGRLVVVGLPDATTHHHAETHELAGEVA, via the coding sequence GTGGAACCAGTCGTCAGCCTTACCGGAGCGTCCCTGAAGTTCGGCGAGCGGACGCTCTGGGAGGACCTCGACCTGGACATCAACCCCGGCGAGTTCTTTGCGGTCCTCGGACCCAACGGAAGCGGTAAAACGAGTTTCCTGAAAGTCCTGCTCGGCCTCCAAAACCTCCACCGCGGCAACGTCGATATCGGCGGCAAGCCCGTGGAGCGTGGCAGCAGGCTGATTGGCTACGTCCCGCAACAAAAATCCTTTGCTCCCGACACCCCCATGCGCGCCCGCGACCTGGTGGGACTGGGCGTGGACGGCCACCGCTGGGGGCTGCGGCTCCCGTCGGCGAAGACCAGCCGCCGGATCGACGGACTCCTGGACCTGGTGGGCGCAGCCGACTACGCGAAGGTGCCTGTGGGCCAGCTGTCGGGCGGCGAGCAGCAACGGCTGCGGGTGGCCCAGGCCCTTGCCTCGGACCCCCAGGTGCTCCTGTGCGACGAGCCGCTCCTCTCACTCGACCTGCACCACCAGCAGGCAGTCAGCGCGCTGATCAACAACCAGTGCCGCGAACGCAACAGCGCCGTGGTGTTCGTAACCCACGAAATCAATCCGATCATCGACTACGTAGACAGGGTGCTGTACCTGGCTGGCGGCCGGTTCAGGGTGGGAACACCGGAAGACGTCATGACCACCGAAGTGCTGTCCGACCTGTACGGAAGCCATGTTGAGGTCATCCGGGCAAATGGCCGGTTGGTGGTGGTTGGACTCCCTGACGCCACCACCCACCACCATGCCGAAACGCATGAGCTGGCGGGGGAGGTTGCCTGA
- a CDS encoding hemolysin family protein — protein sequence MEWLLLAAGLLLIAGTGFFVAVEFSLIALDQPTVQRAVDAGDTGAVPLLACLKSLSTQLSSCQLGITLTTLLTGYVMEPSVGRLLEGPLTALGLPQVAAASISLVLAMVLATLLSMLLGELVPKNMAIALSFPVGKALARPQLIFTAVFRPAIVVLNGFSNRVLHIFGMEAKEEISGARTPSELASLVRRSAAMGTLDAGTANFVSRTLNFSSRTAADVMTPRIRVEMVDADQPVSDIVDAARRTGYSRFPVIGDSADDIKGLVHVKKAVAVPWDRRHKLEAGAIMTEVLRVPETIHLDALLAELREGNLQLAVVLDEYGGTAGIATLEDLVEEIVGEVADEHDKVRPGLLQSASGDWYFPGLLRPDELSEQIPGLTVPDESAYETVGGYVMSKLGRIAAVGDTVAVDGGTLSVTRMDGRRIDRICFRPAAPEPDSNNDGSAS from the coding sequence ATGGAATGGCTACTCCTGGCGGCAGGACTGCTGCTGATCGCCGGCACGGGCTTCTTCGTCGCCGTCGAATTCTCCCTGATCGCCCTTGACCAGCCGACGGTCCAGCGCGCCGTCGACGCCGGTGACACCGGTGCCGTGCCACTGCTGGCCTGCCTCAAATCGTTGTCGACCCAGCTCTCAAGCTGCCAGCTGGGCATTACCCTCACCACGCTGCTCACCGGCTACGTCATGGAACCGTCGGTGGGCCGCCTCCTGGAGGGCCCGCTCACTGCCCTTGGCCTGCCCCAGGTTGCTGCGGCCTCAATTTCGCTGGTCCTCGCCATGGTGCTGGCCACGCTGCTGTCGATGCTCCTGGGCGAACTCGTTCCCAAGAACATGGCCATCGCGTTGTCCTTCCCCGTCGGCAAGGCCCTGGCCCGGCCGCAACTGATCTTCACCGCGGTCTTCAGGCCGGCCATCGTGGTCCTCAACGGCTTTTCCAACCGGGTGCTCCACATCTTCGGGATGGAAGCCAAGGAAGAGATTTCCGGCGCCCGCACCCCGTCCGAGCTGGCGTCACTGGTGCGCCGCTCGGCGGCGATGGGAACGCTCGACGCCGGTACGGCCAACTTCGTGTCCCGCACCTTGAACTTCTCCTCCAGGACCGCGGCCGACGTCATGACGCCGCGCATCCGGGTGGAGATGGTCGATGCCGACCAGCCGGTCTCCGACATCGTTGACGCGGCGCGCCGCACTGGTTATTCACGGTTCCCCGTGATTGGCGATTCCGCGGACGACATCAAGGGCCTGGTTCATGTCAAGAAGGCCGTGGCCGTGCCTTGGGACAGGCGGCACAAGCTTGAGGCCGGCGCCATCATGACCGAAGTCCTCCGGGTTCCCGAAACCATCCACCTTGACGCCCTGCTGGCGGAACTCCGCGAGGGCAACCTCCAGCTGGCTGTGGTCCTCGACGAATACGGTGGCACCGCAGGCATTGCCACGCTTGAGGACCTGGTCGAGGAAATTGTGGGCGAGGTAGCCGACGAGCACGACAAGGTGCGGCCGGGGCTGCTGCAGAGCGCTTCCGGGGACTGGTATTTCCCGGGACTCCTGCGCCCGGACGAGTTGTCCGAGCAGATCCCGGGCCTGACGGTCCCGGACGAATCGGCCTACGAAACCGTGGGTGGTTACGTGATGAGCAAACTCGGCCGGATCGCAGCGGTGGGGGACACGGTGGCCGTCGATGGCGGAACGCTGAGCGTCACCCGGATGGACGGGCGCCGCATCGACCGTATCTGCTTCCGGCCGGCTGCCCCTGAACCGGACAGCAACAACGACGGGAGCGCATCATGA
- a CDS encoding hemolysin family protein: MSDWAGIVWLAFLLLGNAFFVAAEFAIMSARRSQIEPLAESGSKRAQTTLKAMENVSLMLACAQLGITVCSLLILLVAEPAIHHLLAAPLELVGLPVEVADIAAFAVALMFVTFLHVTFGEMVPKNISVSVADKAAMFLAPPLVFVARLVHPVISVLNWSANHILKLLRIEPKDEVNSSFTLEEVQSIVQESTRHGLVDDDAGLITGALEFSEYTAGDIMVPLDSLVMLKAATTPVEFEKAVSRTGFSRFPMLDEDDLLYGYLHVKDVLSIPAAAYELPIAESRVRSLANLALGDEIEKAMSVMQRTGSHLARVIGKDGNTQGILFLEDVIEQLVGEIRDATQATGIRRLGQPNGG; the protein is encoded by the coding sequence ATGAGCGACTGGGCCGGCATCGTCTGGCTGGCGTTCCTGCTGCTCGGCAACGCGTTCTTCGTGGCGGCCGAGTTCGCCATCATGTCCGCCCGGCGCAGCCAGATTGAACCATTGGCGGAGTCCGGGTCAAAGCGGGCCCAAACCACCCTGAAGGCGATGGAGAACGTGTCGCTGATGCTGGCCTGCGCCCAGCTTGGCATCACGGTGTGCTCGCTGCTGATCCTGCTGGTGGCCGAGCCCGCGATCCACCACCTCCTCGCCGCGCCGCTGGAGCTGGTGGGCCTGCCCGTGGAGGTGGCCGATATCGCCGCGTTCGCTGTTGCCCTGATGTTCGTGACCTTCCTGCACGTCACCTTTGGCGAGATGGTGCCCAAGAACATTTCGGTCTCGGTCGCTGACAAGGCGGCAATGTTCCTTGCCCCGCCGCTGGTCTTCGTGGCACGGCTGGTTCACCCCGTCATCTCGGTGCTGAACTGGTCGGCGAACCACATCCTCAAGCTGTTGCGGATCGAGCCCAAGGATGAGGTCAACTCGTCCTTCACGCTCGAGGAGGTCCAGTCCATCGTGCAGGAATCCACCCGGCACGGACTGGTGGACGACGACGCCGGCCTGATCACCGGAGCCCTGGAGTTCTCCGAATACACGGCGGGGGACATCATGGTGCCGCTGGACAGCCTGGTCATGCTCAAGGCTGCCACCACCCCGGTGGAGTTTGAGAAGGCCGTCAGCCGCACGGGCTTTTCACGGTTCCCCATGCTGGACGAGGACGATCTTTTGTACGGCTACCTGCACGTCAAGGATGTGCTGTCCATCCCTGCGGCGGCCTACGAGCTGCCGATCGCAGAAAGCCGGGTCCGTTCCCTGGCCAACCTGGCCCTCGGCGATGAAATCGAAAAGGCCATGTCCGTCATGCAGCGGACAGGCTCGCACCTTGCCCGCGTCATCGGTAAGGACGGCAACACCCAGGGCATCCTGTTCCTTGAGGACGTGATTGAACAGCTGGTTGGTGAGATCCGGGATGCCACCCAGGCCACCGGCATCCGCCGGCTGGGGCAACCCAACGGGGGATAG
- a CDS encoding metal ABC transporter solute-binding protein, Zn/Mn family, producing MHRSAVRPPLAALAGLGLLLSGCSAQPDNASPGAQSGGTGINVVASTNVYGDIASSVGGDKVSVTSIITKTSQDPHSYEATAQDRLAVSKADLVITNGGGYDDFMNTLVDGSKLDAGNVLDAVELSGLEHSGEEAEPSASADASAGDHGHDHGDFNEHVWYSLHAMEHLADELEAKLSARAPESAQEFKANAASFKSSLEELHGKLDTLKASGGGARVAVTEPVPLYLLEDAGLVNATPADYTAAIEEGTDVPPAVLRAATDLMSGKSVRMLAYNEQTEGPQTEALKKAAEAAGVPVVDFNETLPEGKTYLQWMTDNVDNISTILESK from the coding sequence GTGCACCGCTCCGCCGTCCGTCCGCCCCTGGCCGCCCTTGCCGGCCTTGGCTTGCTGCTCTCCGGATGCAGCGCCCAGCCGGACAACGCTTCGCCGGGGGCGCAGTCCGGTGGCACTGGAATCAATGTGGTTGCCTCCACCAACGTCTACGGCGACATCGCGTCGTCAGTGGGTGGCGACAAGGTCAGCGTAACTTCGATCATCACCAAGACCAGCCAGGACCCGCACTCCTACGAGGCAACCGCCCAGGACCGGCTGGCGGTGTCCAAGGCCGACCTGGTGATCACCAACGGCGGCGGGTACGACGACTTCATGAATACCCTGGTGGACGGCAGCAAGCTCGACGCCGGAAACGTGCTTGACGCCGTAGAACTCTCCGGCCTGGAGCATTCCGGCGAGGAGGCTGAGCCCTCCGCCAGTGCCGATGCCTCGGCAGGAGACCACGGGCATGACCATGGCGATTTCAACGAACACGTCTGGTACAGCCTCCATGCCATGGAACATCTCGCCGACGAGCTGGAAGCCAAACTGTCGGCCCGGGCGCCGGAATCCGCGCAGGAGTTCAAGGCCAACGCTGCCTCCTTCAAGTCGTCGCTGGAGGAATTGCACGGAAAGCTGGACACGCTGAAGGCGTCAGGCGGCGGAGCCCGGGTGGCTGTCACGGAACCCGTGCCGCTCTATCTCCTGGAAGACGCAGGCCTGGTCAACGCGACCCCCGCGGACTACACCGCAGCGATCGAGGAAGGCACGGACGTGCCGCCCGCCGTCCTCAGGGCGGCCACAGACCTGATGTCCGGCAAGTCCGTTCGGATGCTCGCCTACAACGAACAGACCGAAGGGCCCCAGACCGAGGCCCTGAAGAAGGCGGCGGAGGCCGCAGGCGTCCCGGTGGTGGACTTTAACGAAACCCTCCCCGAAGGCAAGACGTACCTGCAGTGGATGACGGACAATGTGGACAACATCAGCACGATCCTGGAGAGCAAATAG